A genomic stretch from Plasmodium reichenowi strain SY57 chromosome 4, whole genome shotgun sequence includes:
- a CDS encoding SET domain protein, putative, protein MKSMTLYHENFKNINSFLNSASVIWIEKEKLDSIIYIPLYTDIFQYVKNFIKNTEKKEKKNVLTKIYLLFDDDTYNIAVDISPLCNDHTNKIPLLIYESYRFWHLQFLFEKFKIKRQKLILNPFENLKDIINKNRTYDYVYMYTSIYSCANNKFERQSKGEKIIQNHNEEITQEINQKGITKYCTYSNNFSTHLSLLNYNIKNNNKLYNDSNITNKEPNWCALKINIENIQKKRFKKINKNKKHKNSKILNNTNMIRSLNSYVIPSNHFEKDNNKNKNLCIISQKEENLPYQPYKKELKKMKPLVYDEYEIISTDNDSNILECAKKHESYNTSYDNYMCSTTNRCGRSPKYEGSKKRYAENNSRVYNRPHRKRKEKKTKWYYYEDSSSNDKNYNNNNNNNNKDDDEEEDDENNDDNNNDNNNNNNNSNSNSNSNKCDSLFTFDESFNNKKRKTSTCSTYSYNHMKKYKVEELETDECIYDDNYYNNSNNNNNNCYPVKEIYNYKCSQQMCNKFKKECIHTYDTFKNKKGEKKNSVKNSKILRSSILSLDNQKMNPFDPIHTFKNMFCKSEKEKLNFNHSDMSHIYHHSDMFHMYHHNDSMDKYVNKILKNIMNKEKSPLNCLSKNYQRIEALYNKKYKIFLMDNKQIINGRTHFKNNKNEYILSNYEKEMGLYELFKKYIKRDVQKVDNEKEQPHKPSDQNIEGIHNSTEKQILQIQKRQEHSCVTELVGMCNIKDQDIINVKSCDEDDIICLSDEQNYMKEENDVICIDDNNNNIYNDNIYKDNIYNDNIYKDNIYNNNNTIDRHNNGGVLFYAYKKEDTKVVKLKEGDSLYIKFFNSSDDYDKVKILKQETILFILIYIMQNKETPTLSDICIFSPDLFWNICLYFKDNIMEVDPTLVKIHKFLSTGKSEESGYHRYSSKRINYCEKRKRRKNREPMEIMKLKDNVEFLDKFLQNANERKLNKLKEIQSQNFEKYELHRNINSLNKQQLINLFIDKEYQINLIPLTLLKEKSRNIIYEENIKMNMCACIRVIFDSIKGRCIYAASNMYKLDFICEYVGDLLTYNEAMKREEKYKRNTKKGCFMFYFKYDNKTYCVDSTKESLLYAEIHNKKMKKKNILRSFARLVNHSKKKSNLIPKVLKVENNPRLFFVASRDIKEGEELLIDYGERDKEIIKDNEWLKF, encoded by the exons atgaaaagTATGACATTATACCATGAAAATTTTAAGAatattaattcatttttaaattctGCTTCAGTTATATGGATTGAAAAGGAAAAACTTGATtcaattatttatatccCTCTATATACGGATATATTTCaatatgttaaaaatttcataaaaaatacagaaaaaaaagaaaaaaaaaatgtcCTCACTAAAATTTATTTGCTTTTTGATGATGATACTTATAATATAGCAGTGGACATATCG CCCCTGTGTAATGATCACACGAATAAAATACCACTTTTAATTTATGAGTCTTATCGTTTTTGGCACTTACAGTTTCTTTTTGAAAAATTCAAGATAAAAAGACAAAAGTTAATTTTGAATCCTTTCGAgaatttaaaagatatcataaataaaaatcgAACATATgattatgtatatatgtacacaTCTATTTACAGTTGTGCGAATAATAAATTCGAAAGACAAAGTAAAGGTGAAAAGATCATACAAAATcataatgaagaaataacacaagaaataaatcaaaaagGCATTACAAAATATTGCACGTATAGCAATAATTTTTCTACACATTTATCTTTActaaattataatattaagaataataataaattatacaatgatagtaatataacaaataagGAACCCAATTGGTGTGCATTAAAAATTAACATTGAAAAtatccaaaaaaaaaggtttaaaaaaataaataaaaataagaaacataaaaatagtaaaatattaaataatacCAATATGATACGCTCATTAAATTCATATGTTATTCCTTCTAATCATTTCGAAAAGgacaataataaaaataaaaatttatgtattatatcgcaaaaagaagaaaacCTTCCTTATCAaccatataaaaaagaattaaaaaaaatgaaaccTTTGGTATATGATgaatatgaaataattaGTACTGATAATGATTCTAATATACTTGAATGTGCTAAAAAACATGAAAGTTATAATACATcttatgataattatatgtgTTCTACTACTAATAGGTGTGGTAGATCTCCCAAATATGAAGGTTCTAAGAAACGTTATGCTGAGAATAATTCTAGGGTGTATAATAGACCTCatagaaaaagaaaagagaagaaaacaaaatggtattattatgaagatagtagtagtaatgataaaaattataataataataataataataataataaggatgATGATGAGGAGGAGGACGAcgaaaataatgatgataataataatgataataataataataataataatagtaatagtaatagtaatagtaataaatGTGATAGTCTTTTTACTTTCGATGAATCCTttaacaataaaaaaagaaaaactAGCACATGCTCTACTTATAGTTATAATCATATGAAGAAATACAAAGTGGAAGAGTTAGAAACTGATGAATGTATTTATGATgacaattattataataatagtaataataataataataattgttatcctgttaaagaaatatacaACTATAAATGCTCTCAACAAATGTGTAATAAATTCAAAAAGGAATGTATTCATACTTATGACACattcaaaaataaaaaaggagaaaaaaaaaattctgTTAAGAATAGCAAGATCTTACGTTCCTCAATCCTTTCATTAGATAATCAAAAAATGAATCCATTTGATCCTATAcatacatttaaaaatatgttttgCAAAAgtgaaaaagaaaaactAAATTTCAATCATAGTGATATGTCTCatatttatcatcataGTGATATGTTTCATATGTATCATCATAATGATAGTATGgataaatatgtaaataaaattcTGAAGAATATTATGAACAAAGAAAAATCTCCTTTAAATTGTTTATCTAAAAATTATCAAAGAATAGAAGCactatataataaaaaatacaaaatatttttaatggataataaacaaattataaatgGCAGAAcacattttaaaaataataaaaatgaatatattttaagtAATTACGAAAAAGAAATGGGACTCTATGAACTCtttaagaaatatattaaaagagATGTACAAAAAGTTGATAATGAAAAGGAGCAGCCTCATAAACCTTCTGATCAAAACATAGAAGGGATTCATAATTCTACAGAGAAACAAATTCTACAAATTCAAAAAAGACAAGAGCACTCTTGTGTAACCGAACTAGTTGGAATGTGCAATATAAAAGATcaagatataataaatgttaAAAGTTGCGATGAGgatgatattatatgtttatctgatgaacaaaattatatgaaagaagaaaatgatgTAATATGTattgatgataataataacaacatTTATAATGACAACATTTATAAGGACAACATTTATAATGACAACATTTATAAGGACaacatttataataataataatactatTGACCGCCACAATAATGGAGgtgtattattttatgcttataaaaaagaagatacAAAAGTCGTAAAACTAAAGGAAGGAGATAgcttatatataaaattctTCAACAGTTCTGATGACTATGATAAggtaaaaatattaaaacaagaaaccattttgtttattttgatatatataatgcaAAATAAAGAAACGCCGACTTTATCagatatatgtattttttcaCCGGACCTATTTTGGAACATTTgcttatattttaaagataatattatgGAGGTTGATCCTACTTTAGTAAAGATACATAAATTTTTGTCAACGGGTAAAAGTGAAGAAAGTGGTTATCATAGATACTCATCTAAACGAATAAATTACTGcgaaaaaagaaaaagaagaaaaaatagaGAACCAATGGAAATTATGAAATTAAAGGATAATGTAGAATTTCTAGATAAATTTCTTCAAAATGCAAATGAAAGGAAATtgaataaattaaaagaaattcAATCCCAGAActttgaaaaatatgaattacatagaaatattaatagCCTAAATAAACAACAACTGATTAACTTATTTATAGATAAAGAATATCAAATTAATCTTATTCCATTAACActtttaaaagaaaaatctagaaatattatatatgaagaaaatatcAAAATGAATATGTGTGCATGTATACGAGTTATTTTTGATAGTATAAAAGGAAGATGTATATATGCCGCCAGCAATATGTATAAACTCGATTTTATTTGCGAATATGTTGGAGACCTGTTGACATATAATGAAGCTATGAAAagagaagaaaaatataaaagaaatacaaaaaaaggatgttttatgttttactttaaatatgataataaaacataCTGTGTTGATAGTACCAAAGAAAGTCTTCTATATGCAGAAATTCATAATAagaagatgaaaaaaaaaaatattctcAGATCATTTGCTAGGTTAGTAAAtcattcaaaaaaaaaatctaaTTTAATTCCAAAAGTTTTGAAAGTCGAAAATAATCCTAGGCTCTTTTTCGTTGCTTCACGTGATATAAAAGAAGGAGAAGAATTGCTTATTGATTATGGAGAAAGGGACAAGGagataataaaagataacGAATGgttaaaattttaa
- a CDS encoding transcription factor with AP2 domain(s), putative → MMNKEKCVDILKEDKPSTLYVEENIIKNNHVILNKERNMIKTVDNNFEYKNECYQGNYKNDRIDKRNVYDKYIINNNNNNNEGTKKNSLRRDRFHIYDDRIKNMDGRNETIKIKGEKIIIPLHTFDEKENNNMDLKISNNDIYNNMNPCNDNIKNNILEVNMEKEKRNVMNEKGNNFVKNKMEIHNIEGGNNDDIISPNNYIKLKNINENDNINENDNINENDNINNNDNINNNDNINNNDNINNNDNINNKKKSSKRTGIPLNERKYYRILAKQMKKIQGLTFDHNQIRWIAYWKNENNKQIQKHFPVCKFGFHEARQLALEFRNLKINEKNKNSNQKNKNINNNNNMNNNNNINNNNMNNNNMNNNNGNYINKKDKNKKYVINIKNQYNNNGKQYVNHYPQNININHMNFNMNNLTMDYTHNNNNNNNIFNGLHDNSLSQVKLCNNIEDIYYNEEKLQEPSRINIFSNNMENKENDIYIYEHNIGKHFDNNNDNNSNYVHSYSLHNNLYNHVEKKEILNNMMYNIEGVNNNYIGYDGQDMENNYLQNYDFGKIGLNKSFDNINYMYEKGEYNSTYVQDIHNNNNIMVHNMYANDDLVKGNYDGNTIYYNIHNDKKITNEHSTVYNNNNNDCSYYYNYVLPYTLNLDEKYINNYNFPYSYNTMKNDPLIESVDDVRTFPYVSSYEKSKIPIYYEMNTNNKNDDDNNNKNDDDNNNKNDDDYNNKNDDDDYNNKNDDDNNNNKSDENNNMSCRYGTHQMLLHNNNMDKPIEEENTYYDKEYKNKTEKTNLLKNIKVHNIMNVNNNNNNNEHIKINLYSNKKKEKDLLTYTLTRTSTSSLLSENLNIFIKNNQNISLEKDNTKSNIYMKDENLLLVTKDNSLLSKKVCIHNDKSNKKKKLCYDEIKKINIENHVKSNDSIMKCENTEYHKIESKNLTNINHQKEDEKGMIKVDSIKNIHSYENCKQNKLYKSNYYIENLQCDKNDMLTNLFSKTWIQYNDEEHKNETDLMEIKKNKEGILYNKNGCNNKNVCNNKNVCNNKNVCNNKNICNHKNICNHKNICNHKNIYNYNNNVGKDGHMINMSSQNNLSNENALKTCDFTLINQDDDTHNNDINNIHKKCDMDHLYNHIIPYKNIKRTEEYKSYKKNYTDNNKCTDNNKYTYNNKCTNKKTISKEKKTNNVSYKLNDVKEKDKDQGDITNLYSEMMRIPKMKGVHFDARQKRWCAYGYKKKECFSVYRYGFLIARELAIRSRLKVQKRKNNLRIRKMNTPENEKKKEKQNNLAFNNISQRKNNYCNKISDENHKKKKTNHIINDNLIYNKHDNKTEEEINNKKYYNNMYEEDNKINIYYNENNINENFNYITNNYKDIYNNNNNNNKNNNYYYYCNIYEDSYNKYNNMMIIQNIKDKNNTNNTSWNIPRNIEQHLHYNDDQNINAYKWNNDMNNMNNMNNVNNVNNVNNIINNHELCCNNDQYYKNNNIQQSNHSYNINLRQEQNKQNISRHDIHDIHDVHDVHNIHDNINNDNINNDNINNDNINNNTINCKTNTEEGNVLVNVNNEFNNMLPNFYTYTNVFNIKETNKNLHGINDLNYQNKNVFFLNNINNYHSKDIMDNYKQTNHINEEEIKNITPVNKNNIDNIIYMTNEKDNTSNNTKEYKIKNIDYNDNIYVSDCLNGYFKNNKNIDEINNKQNNHISTSSNQIYNCIYNINKEEYNNQNVISVCNNFYNIQENINEHHSKRKKKKISVNNVNINYINDQNYGNLYYNEFNSSILFSTPPDDMYVARQNVDTEKKKKNEFYIIPPKINHNEANTFNGNMICVNEYNNDNNNNNNNNNNNNIYVYNNNNNNIYVYNNNNNIHVHNNNNIHNNNNNIHVHNNCDNDNVMEKISNIQYDNTYKLNEAIKKDEKKIYLYLSNHPYDNLKNDNDINEQNCLDNTNNQTDDNFYNVYLWNELKKKDEHFQDNLTNENLKDELFFFKNKNYSVEKKYREDMINNKEKQETHFTSNNYNTKNKDNHFINNSYKNTKDRIHLYNLNQVKKEKLYTIHDTKNLVLRKINILKEFDHKFLSPGMGNINIHDEDIKKNKHYNFVYEEIIHKYCLSIFKKINISTFFKDNEKRIFLMQNYWEYSILTLHDFNVNMVHDMPTCLNLRKIIYKYLILELFTNAHSCDFLTCIEKGTTLLISHINEDMEKEIFQKKSTKYLNLMKKVQIYHINMIDNIYDLKSIQLYTNILITCLVQNTTSSNLSFKDQQMLLRSLLFFYFKKNFI, encoded by the exons atgatgaataaagaaaaatgtgTAGACATTTTAAAGGAGGATAAACCAAGTACTCTATATgttgaagaaaatattattaaaaacaaCCATGtcatattaaataaagagaggaatatgataaaaactgttgataataattttgagTATAAGAATGAGTGTTACCAGggaaattataaaaatgataggatagataaaagaaatgtttatgataaatatattattaataataataataataataatgaaggTACAAAAAAGAACAGTTTGAGACGTGATAGatttcatatttatgatGATAGAATAAAAAACATGGATGGTAGAAATGAAactataaaaattaaaggagaaaaaataataattccATTACATACATTTGAcgaaaaagaaaataataatatggatcTAAAAATTAGTAATAAcgatatttataataatatgaacccttgtaatgataatataaaaaataatatccTGGAAGTGAATAtggaaaaagaaaagagAAATGTTATGAATGAGAAAGgtaataattttgtaaaGAATAAAATGGAAATTCATAATATAGAGGGGGGAAATAACGATGATATAATAAGTCctaataattatataaaattaaaaaatataaatgaaaacgataacataaatgaaaatgataacataaatgaaaacgataacataaataataatgataacataaataataatgataacataaacaataatgataacataaacaataatgataacataaataataaaaaaaaaagtagTAAGAGAACGGGCATCCCTTTAAAcgaaagaaaatattatcgCATCCTTGCTAAACAAATGAAGAAGATTCAAGGATTAACATTTGATCATAACCAAATAAGATGGATAGCATATTGgaaaaatgaaaacaaTAAACAAATACAAAAACATTTTCCTGTGTGCAAGTTTGGTTTTCATGAAGCTAGACAGCTAGCTCTAGAATTTCgaaatttaaaaattaatgaaaaaaataaaaatagtaaccaaaaaaataaaaatatcaacaataataataatatgaacaataataataatattaataataataatatgaacaataataatatgaacaataataatggtaattatattaacaaaaaagataaaaataaaaaatatgttataaatataaagaatcaatataataacaatgGAAAGCAATACGTTAATCATTACCctcaaaatataaatataaatcatatgaactttaatatgaataatcTAACTATGGATTATACtcacaataataataataataataatatatttaatggACTACATGATAATTCTTTATCTCAAGTAAAGTTATGTAACAACATAGAAGATATATACtataatgaagaaaaattaCAAGAGCCATCcagaataaatatattttcaaacaatatggaaaataaagaaaatgatatatatatatatgaacataatATTGGAAAAcattttgataataataatgataataatagtaattaTGTTCATTCGTACAGTTTACATAACAATTTATATAACCAtgttgaaaaaaaagaaatattaaataatatgatgTACAATATTGAAGGGGTTAATAATAACTATATAGGATATGATGGACAGGATAtggaaaataattatttacaaaattatGACTTTGGGAAAATCGGTTTGAATAAATCatttgataatataaattatatgtatgaaAAAGGGGAATATAATAGTACATATGTTCAAgatattcataataataataatattatggTTCATAATATGTATGCTAATGATGATTTGGTGAAAGGGAACTATGATGGTAATacaatttattataatattcataatgataaaaaaataacaaacGAACATAGTACtgtttataataataataataatgattgttcttattattataattatgttcTTCCTTATACTTTAAATCTTGAtgagaaatatataaataattataattttcctTACTCATATAATACTATGAAAAATGATCCCCTAATCGAAAGTGTAGATGATGTAAGGACGTTTCCATATGTATCATCATAtgaaaaaagtaaaattccaatatattatgaaatgaatacaaataataaaaatgatgatgataataataacaaaaatgatgatgataataataacaaaaatgatgatgattataataacaaaaatgatgatgatgattataataacaaaaatgatgatgataataataataacaaaagtgatgaaaataataatatgtcATGTAGATATGGGACGCATCAAATGTTgttacataataataatatggataaaCCTATAGAAGAAGAGAATACATATTATGATAAAgaatataagaataaaacggaaaaaacaaatttattaaaaaatattaaagttcataatataatgaatgtaaataataataataataataatgaacatataaaaattaatttatatagtaataagaaaaaggaaaaggaCTTATTAACTTATACATTAACAAGAACATCCACTTCATCCCTTTTATCGGAAAatttaaacatatttataaaaaataatcaaaatatatctttagaaaaagataatacaaaaagtaatatatatatgaaggATGAAAACTTACTTTTAGTAACAAAGGATAATTCTCTTCTATCAAAAAAAGTGTGTATTCATAATGATAAAAgcaataaaaaaaaaaaattgtgttatgatgaaataaagaaaataaatatagaaaatcATGTAAAGTCAAATGATTCAATTATGAAATGTGAAAATACAGAATATCATAAAATAGAAAGTAAGAATCTAACAAACATAAATCATCAAAAAGAAGATGAGAAGGGCATGATTAAAGTGGAtagtataaaaaatatacattcCTATGAAAATTGTAAGCAAAATAagttatataaatcaaattattatatagaaaatttacaatgtgataaaaatgatatgCTTACAAATTTGTTTAGTAAAACGTGGATACAATATAATGATGAGgaacataaaaatgaaacTGATTTAatggaaataaaaaaaaataaagaaggtattttatataataaaaatggatgtaataataaaaatgtatgtaataataaaaatgtatgtaataataaaaatgtatgtaataataaaaatatatgtaaccataaaaatatatgtaaccataaaaatatatgtaaccataaaaatatttataattacaataataatgttgGGAAGGATGGACATATGATCAATATGTCTAGCCAAAACAATTTATCAAACGAAAATGCTCTAAAAACGTGTGACTTTACATTAATAAATCAAGATGACGATACtcataataatgatattaacAATATTCATAAGAAATGTGATATGGATCATCTGtataatcatattattccttataaaaatataaagagAACTGAAGAGTACAaaagttataaaaaaaattatacagataataacaaatgtacagataataacaaatatacatataataacaaatgtacaaataaaaaaaccATAAGTAAAGAGAAAAAAACCAACAATGTTTCTTATAAGCTTAATGAtgtaaaagaaaaagataaagatCAAGGAGATATAACAAATTTGTACAGTGAGATGATGAGGATACCAAAAATGAAAGGTGTTCATTTTGATGCAAGACAAAAAAGATGGTGTGCTTAtggatataaaaaaaaagaatgtTTTTCTGTTTATCGTTATGGTTTTTTAATAGCACGTGAACTAGCTATAAGAAGTAGATTAAAAGTAcaaaagagaaaaaataatttaagaataagaaaaatgaaTACTCCAgaaaatgagaaaaaaaaagaaaagcAAAACAATTTAGCTTTTAACAATATATcacaaagaaaaaataattattgcaataaaatatctgatgaaaatcataaaaaaaaaaaaacaaatcacataataaatgataatcttatatataataaacatgataataaaactgaagaagaaataaataataagaagtactataataatatgtatgaggaagataataagataaatatttattataatgaaaataatataaatgaaaattttaattacataacgaataattataaagatatttacaacaacaataataataataacaaaaataataattattattattattgtaatatttatgaagatagttataataagtataataatatgatgatcattcaaaatataaaagataaaaataataccAATAATACAAGTTGGAATATCCCAAGGAATATAGAACAACATCTTcattataatgatgatcaaaatataaatgcTTACAAATGGAACAatgatatgaataatatgaataatatgaataatgtgaataatgtgaataatgtgaataatataattaataacCATGAACTATGTTGTAATAACGatcaatattataaaaacaataatattcaACAAAGTAatcattcatataatataaatttaagGCAAGAACaaaacaaacaaaatatatctaGACATGATATACATGATATACATGATGTACATGATGTACATAATATacatgataatataaataatgataatataaataatgataatataaataatgataatataaataataatacaataaaCTGTAAAACAAATACAGAAGAAGGAAATGTGCTGGTAAATGTAAATAAcgaatttaataatatgttacCAAACTTTTATACTTATACTAATGTGTTTAATATTAAGGAAACTAATAAAAACCTTCATGGAATAAACGatttaaattatcaaaataaaaatgttttttttttaaataacataaataattatcataGTAAGGATATTATGGATAATTATAAACAAACaaatcatataaatgaagaagagataaaaaatataactcctgtaaataaaaataatatagataatattatatatatgactaatgaaaaagataatacgtcaaataatacaaaagaatataaaataaaaaatattgattataatgataacatatatgtatcCGATTGTTTAAATGGATATTTTAAgaataataagaatatcgatgaaataaataataaacagAATAATCATATTTCTACTAGTAGTAATCAGATttataattgtatatataatataaataaagaagaatataataatcaaaatgttatatctgtatgtaataatttttataatatacaggaaaatataaatgagCATCATTccaaaagaaaaaaaaaaaagattagtgttaataatgttaatataaattatataaatgatcAAAATTATGGAAACTTGTATTATAATGAATTCAATAgttctatattattttctacaCCTCCTGATGATATGTATGTAGCTAGACAAAATGTGGatacagaaaaaaaaaaaaaaaacgaattttatataataccTCCAAAGATTAATCATAATGAAGCGAATACATTTAATGGAAACATGATATGTgttaatgaatataataatgataataataataataataataataataataataataatatttatgtttataataataataataataatatttatgtttataataataataataatattcatgttcataataataataatattcataataataataataatattcatgttcataataattgtgataatgataatgttATGGAAAAGATATCTAATATACAATAtgataatacatataaattaaatgaagcaataaaaaaagatgaaaaaaaaatatatttatatttatcaaatcatccatatgataatttaaaaaacgataatgatattaatgAACAAAACTGTTTggataatacaaataatcaaactgatgataatttttataatgtatatttatggaatgaattaaaaaaaaaagatgaacATTTTCAAGATAATTTaacaaatgaaaatttaaaggatgaattgtttttttttaaaaataaaaattactctgtagaaaaaaaatatagagaagatatgattaataataaagaaaaacaaGAAACTCATTTCACCtcaaataattataacacaaaaaataaagataatcattttataaataattcatataaaaatacaaaggatcgtattcatttatataatttaaacCAAGTGAAAAAGGAAAAGTTATATACAATTCATGATACTAAAAATTTAGTActaagaaaaataaatatattaaaagaatttGATCATAAATTCTTATCTCCTGGAATgggaaatataaatatacatgaTGAGGacataaaaaagaataaacACTACAACTTTGTGTATGAAGaaattattcataaatattgcttgagtatttttaaaaaaattaacatTAGTACATTTTTTAAGGATAATGAGAAACGTATTTTTCTTATGCAAAATTATTGGGAATATAGTATATTAACACTACAC GATTTCAACGTAAATATGGTACATGACATGCCAACATGTTTGAACCttagaaaaataatttataaatatttaattttagAACTATTTACAAATGCTCACAGTTGTGATTTTCTTACATGCATTGAAAAGGGGACAACTCTTTTGATTTCTCATATAAACGAAGATAtggaaaaagaaatattccaaaaaaaatcaacaaaatatttaaatttaatgaaaaaggtacagatatatcatataaatatgattgataatatatatgatttaaaatctatacaattatatacaaacaTTCTTATAACTTGTTTGGTACAAAATACAACATCAAGCAACTTATCATTTAAAGACCAACAAATGTTATTAAGATCTCTactctttttttattttaaaaaaaattttatatga
- a CDS encoding hypothetical protein (conserved Plasmodium protein, unknown function) produces MLRCKIKQMDVCFFWLNSKRYNSIIKREQSNEGKNCYIKDEELKKNFEKISKGSPPRAKINNIINFLMRSNILSNTWSKLEIIDEMYKRKIDKELSFHINVLYGMGSKGINLNKKGIIPPILFLPLIDYEQFKYFVKVMEIADREKTYNIHKQQEYLHNFFKK; encoded by the exons atgcTTCGATGTAAGATTAAACAAATGGATGTTTGCTTTTTTTGGTTAAATAgtaaaagatataatagcataataaaaagagaGCAATCTAACGAGGGAAAAAATTGTTACATAAAAGATGaggaattaaaaaaaaactttgAAAAAATCTCTAAGGGTTCTCCCCCTAGGgcaaaaataaataatataataaattttttaatgagatctaatatattatcaaatACATGGTCGAAATTAGAAATAATAGATGAAATGTATAAACGTAAAATTGATAAAGAATTATCatttcatataaatgtattatatgGAATGGGTTCAAAGGgaataaatttaaataagaAGGGAATAATCCCTCCTATACTTTTTTTACCCTTAATAGATTATGAACAattcaaatattttgtaaag GTTATGGAAATTGCTGATCGGGAGAAAACTTATAATATACACAAACAACAAGAATATCTCCATaacttttttaaaaaataa
- a CDS encoding hypothetical protein (conserved Plasmodium protein, unknown function) gives MDNKKYEKTKKKRKKSEKEKDKEKEKEASYISDTITFCATFIRDSVVNAGEVLQNNYYPIKESLLNAYDTYFCECTQQNNVRVNGNVPFFTIKSDNSRN, from the exons ATGGATAATAAGAAATACGAGAAAAcgaagaaaaaaagaaaaaaaagtgagaaagaaaaagataaagaaaaggaaaaggaAGCAAGTTATATATCGGATACCATAAca TTTTGTGCCACATTCATACGAGATTCAGTAGTAAATGCAGGTGAAgtattacaaaataattattatccaATAAAAGAATCTCTTTTAAATGCTTACGATACTTACTTTTGTGAATGTACACAACAAAATAATGTTCGAGTAAATGGAAACGTTCCTTTTTTTACTATCAAATCGGATAATTCAAGAAATTAG